In one Zymobacter palmae genomic region, the following are encoded:
- a CDS encoding protein phosphatase CheZ: MADEHKPLHERDKEAAELLGRIGRMARLLNESMRELGLEEEVRRASESIPDVCDRLNYIANMTESAANRSLSAIEVARPMQEKMGEEARELELRWQSWFDGPFDTPQVMNLVKETRAFLQQVPPASEEINAKLLEVIMAQEFQDITGQLVKKMIETMTSLEKELIEALLDYLPPEKSEQFVRARQQAKEQEQKDGSELLNGPAIKADGKEVVANQQQVDDLLDSLGF; the protein is encoded by the coding sequence ATGGCCGACGAGCACAAACCTCTTCACGAGCGTGACAAAGAGGCTGCAGAGCTTCTGGGCCGCATTGGACGCATGGCACGCCTGCTGAACGAAAGTATGCGCGAGCTGGGGCTGGAGGAAGAGGTGCGACGCGCCTCTGAATCCATTCCCGATGTGTGCGACCGCTTGAACTATATCGCCAACATGACGGAAAGCGCTGCCAACCGTTCACTGTCAGCGATCGAAGTCGCGCGTCCGATGCAGGAGAAGATGGGTGAGGAAGCCCGTGAACTCGAATTACGTTGGCAGTCTTGGTTCGATGGTCCTTTCGACACCCCGCAGGTCATGAACTTGGTGAAGGAAACGCGTGCGTTCCTACAGCAGGTACCTCCGGCGTCAGAGGAGATCAATGCCAAGCTGCTGGAAGTAATTATGGCGCAGGAGTTCCAGGACATTACGGGTCAGCTGGTCAAGAAAATGATCGAGACCATGACCTCCTTGGAAAAAGAGCTGATCGAAGCATTGCTCGATTATCTTCCGCCTGAAAAGAGCGAACAGTTTGTTCGTGCACGCCAGCAGGCAAAGGAACAAGAGCAGAAGGATGGCAGCGAGCTGCTCAACGGTCCCGCTATCAAAGCGGACGGCAAGGAAGTCGTGGCCAACCAGCAGCAGGTGGACGACCTGCTGGACAGTCTGGGTTTCTGA
- the cheY gene encoding chemotaxis response regulator CheY — translation MSDKNMKFLVIDDFPTMRRIVRNLLKELGYSNVEEAEDGVDALNKLREGSFDFVVSDWNMPNLDGLEMLKQIRQDDQLKHLPVLMVTAEAKKENIIEAAQAGASGYVVKPFTAGTLEEKLNKIFEKLGK, via the coding sequence ATGTCTGACAAGAACATGAAGTTTCTGGTTATCGACGATTTCCCCACCATGCGTCGTATCGTGCGTAACCTGCTCAAAGAGTTGGGTTACTCGAACGTCGAGGAAGCGGAAGACGGTGTGGATGCACTGAACAAGCTGCGTGAAGGCAGCTTCGACTTTGTCGTATCCGACTGGAACATGCCGAACCTGGATGGCCTAGAAATGCTCAAGCAGATCCGTCAGGACGATCAGCTTAAGCACCTGCCCGTATTGATGGTGACGGCGGAAGCCAAGAAAGAAAACATCATCGAGGCGGCTCAGGCAGGCGCCAGCGGCTATGTCGTCAAACCGTTTACGGCTGGCACGCTGGAAGAAAAGCTGAACAAGATTTTCGAGAAACTCGGAAAGTAG
- a CDS encoding protein-glutamate methylesterase/protein-glutamine glutaminase yields the protein MNLVASAASGRKKIRVLCVDDSALMRQLLTAQINEQPDMEVVGAAPDPLIAREMIKRLDPDVLTLDVEMPRMDGLDFLERLMRLRPMPVVMVSSLTQRGSEITLKALELGAVDFLPKPTVGIREGMQEYSELLAEKIRAASQARLSRPQALAHGGSQAAAPKARTVPMISSEKLLFIGASTGGTEAILSVLRLMPRNSPGILIAQHMPPGFTRSFAERLDRLCEVTVSEATHGERILPGHAYIAPGHAHLKLAKSGANYIAHLDEGEPVNRHRPSVDVLFDSAAQFAGRNACGVILTGMGKDGAQGLLRMKQAGAYTFAQDEESCIVYGMPREAAVIGAADEIVALDDMTDAIARHFERNAHKPRI from the coding sequence ATGAACTTAGTAGCCAGCGCGGCTTCCGGCCGCAAAAAGATACGCGTACTGTGCGTCGATGATTCGGCGCTGATGCGCCAGCTGTTGACTGCACAGATCAATGAACAGCCGGATATGGAAGTAGTAGGGGCCGCCCCTGATCCACTGATTGCCCGTGAAATGATTAAGCGGCTGGACCCGGACGTCCTGACGCTCGACGTCGAAATGCCGCGTATGGATGGGCTCGATTTCCTTGAGCGCCTGATGCGCCTGCGCCCGATGCCGGTAGTTATGGTGTCTTCTCTGACCCAACGGGGTTCCGAGATTACGCTGAAGGCACTTGAACTGGGTGCCGTCGATTTCCTGCCCAAGCCGACCGTCGGTATCCGCGAAGGCATGCAGGAATACAGCGAGCTTCTGGCTGAGAAGATCCGTGCGGCATCGCAGGCTCGTCTGTCTCGCCCTCAGGCACTGGCGCACGGCGGCAGCCAAGCGGCAGCGCCCAAAGCACGCACGGTGCCGATGATTTCCAGTGAGAAGTTGCTGTTTATCGGCGCTTCCACAGGGGGCACAGAAGCCATCCTCAGTGTGCTGCGACTGATGCCGCGCAACTCGCCGGGAATCTTGATTGCACAGCACATGCCGCCGGGCTTCACACGCTCCTTTGCTGAGCGTCTGGATCGGCTGTGTGAAGTGACCGTGTCGGAAGCGACGCACGGTGAGCGTATTCTACCGGGGCATGCGTATATCGCGCCCGGGCATGCGCACCTCAAGCTGGCGAAGTCGGGTGCCAACTATATCGCCCATCTTGATGAAGGCGAACCAGTCAACCGTCATCGTCCTTCAGTCGATGTACTGTTCGACTCGGCGGCCCAGTTCGCTGGCCGCAACGCTTGCGGTGTCATTCTTACAGGAATGGGTAAGGATGGAGCACAGGGACTCCTGCGTATGAAGCAGGCGGGTGCTTACACCTTCGCTCAGGATGAAGAAAGTTGCATCGTTTATGGCATGCCTCGTGAGGCGGCCGTGATCGGCGCAGCTGATGAAATCGTCGCATTGGACGATATGACAGATGCTATTGCGCGTCATTTCGAGCGCAATGCGCATAAACCCCGCATCTGA
- a CDS encoding chemotaxis protein CheD produces the protein MVVGEYRKASTSFFDNRYERHVIKLLPGEYYIALEQELLATVLGSCVSLCLFDPVLKIGGMNHFMLPDHPKDNEPIFTRYGWPAMTCVLEGLLNAGAIKSRLVAKVFGGAQGFRASSTLRVGEMNIASANRFLAEQGLNCQAKDVGGRDARRLLFFSDSGQVKMLRMVHTQRQSDEGR, from the coding sequence ATGGTGGTCGGTGAATACCGCAAGGCCTCGACATCCTTTTTTGATAACCGTTATGAACGCCACGTTATCAAGCTCCTGCCGGGCGAATACTACATCGCATTGGAACAGGAACTGCTAGCGACGGTATTGGGATCCTGCGTATCGCTGTGTCTGTTTGACCCCGTCTTGAAGATTGGCGGTATGAACCATTTCATGCTGCCCGATCATCCCAAGGATAACGAACCTATCTTCACTCGTTATGGCTGGCCCGCCATGACCTGTGTGTTGGAAGGCCTGCTGAACGCAGGGGCCATCAAGAGTCGTCTGGTGGCCAAGGTGTTTGGCGGGGCTCAAGGGTTCAGAGCCTCATCTACGCTACGCGTCGGTGAGATGAATATTGCATCGGCAAACCGTTTTCTGGCCGAACAAGGCCTGAACTGTCAGGCCAAGGATGTTGGCGGGAGAGATGCCCGCCGCCTGCTCTTCTTCAGTGATTCTGGGCAAGTGAAGATGCTAAGGATGGTGCATACCCAACGGCAGTCGGACGAAGGCAGGTAA
- a CDS encoding CheR family methyltransferase — protein MLKSAVAQAAEAGTGGVANRDLQMTDQDFQTICALIHRHAGIALAPHKKEMVYSRLARRLRHYGMTRFKDYLALLQRPNSDEWEAFTNALTTNLTSFFREAQHFDVMAEYVKTLKHAPRIWSCAASTGEELYSIGMTLYETLGPAAAQATVIGTDIDTQVLSKARQGVYPLEGARSVGEARLRRFFLRGKGDKAGLVRVSRELNELIEFKRLNLLDAQWSMKGPFDIIFCRNIMIYFDHETQTQLLDRIADLLAPGGLFFAGHSENFSAQTRKMKLIRNTVYRRLDK, from the coding sequence ATGCTTAAGAGCGCCGTTGCACAGGCGGCGGAGGCCGGCACAGGGGGTGTGGCAAATCGCGATCTGCAGATGACGGATCAAGATTTTCAGACTATCTGTGCGCTGATCCATCGCCATGCGGGGATTGCATTAGCACCGCATAAGAAAGAAATGGTGTATTCACGGCTGGCTCGTCGTCTTCGTCATTATGGCATGACGCGATTCAAGGATTATCTTGCGCTCCTTCAACGTCCCAATAGTGATGAATGGGAAGCCTTTACCAACGCACTGACAACGAACCTGACGTCCTTCTTTCGCGAAGCGCAGCACTTCGATGTCATGGCGGAATACGTGAAGACGCTGAAGCATGCTCCGCGCATCTGGAGCTGCGCAGCATCGACAGGAGAAGAGCTGTACTCCATCGGTATGACGCTGTACGAGACGCTGGGTCCGGCAGCGGCACAGGCTACGGTGATCGGGACGGATATCGACACGCAGGTGCTGAGCAAGGCGCGCCAAGGGGTTTACCCGCTAGAGGGGGCCCGCAGCGTGGGGGAGGCTCGACTTCGTCGCTTTTTCCTGCGGGGTAAAGGCGACAAGGCGGGACTGGTTCGTGTTTCACGTGAGCTGAACGAACTGATCGAGTTCAAGCGGCTGAACCTGCTGGACGCGCAGTGGAGCATGAAAGGCCCGTTCGACATCATTTTCTGTCGCAACATCATGATCTATTTCGATCATGAGACACAGACACAGTTGCTGGATCGTATTGCGGATCTATTGGCCCCAGGTGGGCTTTTCTTTGCTGGGCATTCCGAGAACTTCAGTGCGCAGACCCGCAAGATGAAGCTCATTCGCAATACGGTCTATCGCAGATTGGATAAATAA
- a CDS encoding chemotaxis protein CheW, whose protein sequence is MNNASVNHLLENGGEDRHREYLSFRLGDEEYAIDILRVQEIRGYNNITRIAGAPDFIKGVTNLRGIIVPIVDLRIKFALQKAEYDHRTVVIVLNIGKRIVGAVVDDVSDVLMIDVNDVRPAPDFGGAMSTEFIHGLASVEERMLVLLDIEKLMSSREMALVENIVEEGRDLAV, encoded by the coding sequence CTGAACAACGCCTCAGTCAATCATCTGTTGGAGAACGGCGGTGAAGACAGGCATCGTGAATATCTGAGCTTTCGGCTTGGTGATGAAGAATATGCCATCGATATTCTGCGTGTGCAGGAAATCCGTGGTTACAACAACATCACGCGCATTGCAGGTGCTCCCGACTTTATTAAAGGGGTGACCAACCTGCGCGGGATCATCGTCCCCATCGTCGATCTGCGCATCAAATTCGCACTACAGAAGGCGGAATACGATCACCGTACCGTCGTTATTGTGCTCAACATCGGCAAGCGCATCGTGGGTGCGGTGGTCGATGACGTTAGCGACGTACTGATGATCGACGTCAACGACGTGCGTCCGGCACCGGATTTCGGCGGTGCCATGTCCACCGAGTTCATTCACGGTCTGGCAAGTGTGGAAGAGCGCATGCTGGTGCTGTTGGACATTGAGAAACTGATGAGCAGCCGTGAAATGGCGCTCGTCGAAAACATTGTAGAAGAAGGTAGAGATCTGGCTGTATGA
- the cheA gene encoding chemotaxis protein CheA, protein MDFSAFHETFFDEARELLDEMETLLMELDVDAPDPEALAAIFRAAHSIKGGASTFGFEDLQVTTHLLENLLDGVRHAEMFLDREAVDTILSVRDHLAMLLDCYANEEAPDAEEVASVRSELKELAARMAGGDVKGDVLAPLASEPASQDASVPAPAAASGMTQFAITLKDVAEKDRASLQEELALFGDVSVREASEQQLVLQLVTTSSADDIEAVLGFILDAAQMEIVAESQAEAPAVETKKEEASAASVVAAPKAAPAAGGKKEGGKRTESSTLRVATDKIDQILNLVGELVITQAMLEQSASHLDQMEHSQLVNGASLLQRNVRDLQEAVMSVRMMPMDSVFNRFPRLVRDNAKKLGKEVELETVGHSTELDKGLIEGIVDPLTHLVRNSLDHGIETPEKRIEAGKSPAGHLKLAAYHKAGHIVIEISDDGAGLNREKILDKARSNGMDVNDNMPDDDVWQLIFASGFSTAEKITDLSGRGVGMDVVRRNITNMGGHVSISSKQGQGTTTRILLPLTLAILDGMLIQSGEETFILPLNAIAESIQIASEDVKMMAGGKQVIKIRGEYLPLLNLADIFEIPDAQHDIKETIGIVVQADRTNFVLLVDQLLGQRQVVVKNLETHYRRVEGVSAATILGDGRVALILDLVALSRLGIATIAQELEALNQSEGRP, encoded by the coding sequence ATGGATTTTTCAGCATTTCACGAGACCTTCTTCGATGAGGCTCGAGAGCTTCTGGATGAAATGGAAACGCTGCTGATGGAGCTTGATGTCGATGCTCCCGATCCTGAAGCGCTGGCAGCTATCTTCCGTGCCGCTCACTCCATCAAGGGTGGTGCGTCCACGTTCGGTTTCGAAGACCTTCAGGTCACGACTCACCTGCTGGAGAACCTGCTGGATGGGGTTCGCCACGCGGAGATGTTCCTAGATCGCGAAGCCGTGGACACCATCCTGTCGGTCCGTGACCACTTGGCTATGCTGCTGGACTGCTACGCCAATGAAGAAGCGCCCGATGCCGAAGAAGTAGCCAGCGTGCGCAGCGAACTCAAGGAACTGGCCGCACGCATGGCCGGTGGGGACGTCAAGGGTGACGTTCTAGCACCGCTGGCGTCCGAGCCTGCGTCTCAGGATGCTTCGGTACCTGCTCCGGCAGCGGCCAGCGGCATGACACAGTTTGCCATTACGCTGAAGGATGTGGCGGAAAAGGACCGTGCGTCGCTGCAAGAAGAGCTGGCGCTCTTTGGCGATGTCTCCGTGCGCGAAGCATCGGAGCAGCAGTTGGTACTGCAGCTGGTCACCACGTCTTCTGCCGATGACATCGAAGCGGTGCTGGGCTTCATTCTTGATGCGGCTCAGATGGAGATCGTGGCCGAGAGCCAGGCGGAAGCGCCAGCTGTCGAGACTAAGAAAGAAGAAGCATCGGCTGCTTCTGTCGTTGCTGCGCCCAAAGCGGCACCGGCCGCGGGCGGTAAGAAGGAAGGCGGTAAGCGCACTGAAAGCTCGACGCTTAGGGTCGCCACCGACAAGATCGACCAAATTCTCAACCTGGTCGGCGAGCTGGTTATCACGCAGGCCATGCTCGAACAGTCGGCCAGTCATCTCGATCAGATGGAACATTCCCAGCTGGTCAACGGCGCAAGCCTGCTGCAGCGCAACGTACGCGATCTGCAGGAAGCTGTGATGTCTGTGCGCATGATGCCAATGGATTCGGTCTTTAACCGTTTCCCGCGCTTGGTTCGTGATAACGCCAAAAAACTGGGTAAAGAAGTCGAGCTGGAAACTGTCGGGCATTCCACCGAGCTGGATAAGGGACTGATCGAAGGTATCGTCGACCCCTTGACTCACTTGGTGCGCAACAGTCTCGACCACGGTATCGAAACGCCAGAAAAACGTATTGAAGCGGGCAAATCACCGGCTGGTCATCTGAAGCTGGCGGCCTATCACAAGGCCGGACACATTGTCATCGAAATCAGCGATGACGGTGCGGGCCTTAACCGCGAGAAGATTCTCGACAAGGCGCGCAGCAACGGCATGGATGTCAACGATAACATGCCCGATGACGATGTCTGGCAGTTGATCTTTGCATCCGGTTTCTCGACGGCCGAGAAGATCACCGACCTGTCAGGCCGCGGGGTCGGCATGGATGTGGTGCGTCGTAACATCACCAATATGGGCGGCCACGTCAGCATCTCGTCCAAGCAAGGCCAAGGCACCACGACACGCATCCTGCTGCCGCTGACCCTTGCTATTCTCGACGGCATGCTAATTCAGAGCGGTGAAGAAACGTTCATCCTGCCGCTCAACGCTATCGCTGAATCGATCCAGATTGCGTCTGAAGACGTGAAGATGATGGCCGGTGGCAAACAGGTCATCAAGATTCGCGGCGAGTATCTGCCGCTGCTTAATCTGGCCGATATCTTCGAAATTCCAGATGCCCAGCACGATATCAAGGAAACCATCGGTATCGTCGTTCAGGCTGACCGTACCAACTTTGTGTTGTTGGTCGATCAGTTGCTGGGTCAACGCCAAGTCGTGGTCAAGAACCTTGAAACGCACTATCGCCGCGTTGAAGGCGTATCGGCTGCCACGATTCTGGGGGATGGTCGTGTCGCCCTGATCCTTGATCTGGTGGCGCTGTCCCGCCTCGGGATTGCGACCATTGCCCAAGAGCTTGAAGCGCTCAATCAAAGTGAAGGTCGCCCATAG
- the motB gene encoding flagellar motor protein MotB: MSKSSRPVVIKKVQKGGHGAHGSWKIAYADFMTAMMAFFLVMWLLAGTSKAQLEGITEYFRHPTSISFASGDKMSASDSAIPGGGDDPRHADGEVRRAAGEKVFSATASTSRLRAARDQLQSLVRQNPTLAALGAQLKVDMTEEGLRIQILDDSQQSMFRIGSADVVPRLAHVLDELAPFLNKAPYGITISGHTDNMPFVTGLGGYSNWELSSDRANAARRELVKAGFSADQLIRVTGHAATMNLGDKANDPMNRRISIVLLSESARRSIDSENKVIQDNGGGTTAMSVLNAEQHSAASDAAKAPEAQPTPVKPQ; the protein is encoded by the coding sequence ATGAGCAAATCCTCCCGTCCAGTCGTCATCAAGAAGGTCCAGAAGGGTGGGCATGGCGCCCACGGCAGCTGGAAGATCGCTTACGCTGACTTCATGACCGCCATGATGGCCTTCTTCCTGGTCATGTGGTTGTTGGCCGGGACCAGTAAGGCTCAGTTGGAAGGCATCACGGAATACTTTCGCCATCCGACGTCCATATCCTTCGCCTCTGGCGACAAGATGTCGGCAAGTGATAGTGCCATTCCTGGCGGGGGTGATGACCCTCGTCATGCGGATGGCGAAGTGCGCCGTGCTGCGGGCGAAAAGGTCTTTTCCGCTACCGCATCAACGTCAAGGCTGCGCGCTGCGCGTGATCAGCTGCAGTCATTGGTGCGTCAGAACCCGACGCTGGCCGCACTCGGTGCTCAGCTCAAGGTGGATATGACGGAAGAGGGACTGCGCATCCAGATTCTGGACGACTCGCAGCAGTCGATGTTCCGTATCGGCAGTGCTGATGTCGTGCCGCGCCTAGCCCATGTGTTGGATGAACTGGCGCCGTTTCTCAACAAAGCGCCCTATGGCATCACCATTTCAGGCCATACCGACAACATGCCATTCGTAACGGGGCTTGGTGGCTACAGCAACTGGGAATTGTCCAGCGATCGCGCCAACGCGGCCCGTCGAGAACTGGTCAAGGCCGGGTTCAGCGCTGACCAGCTTATTCGTGTGACGGGGCATGCGGCCACCATGAACTTGGGCGACAAGGCCAACGATCCTATGAACCGTCGCATCAGCATCGTACTGCTGAGCGAGTCGGCGCGCCGCTCGATCGACAGTGAAAACAAGGTCATTCAGGACAACGGCGGTGGCACGACGGCGATGTCGGTGCTTAATGCCGAACAGCACTCTGCGGCCAGTGACGCGGCCAAGGCCCCCGAAGCGCAGCCCACACCTGTCAAGCCTCAATAA
- the motA gene encoding flagellar motor stator protein MotA has product MSRYKYQSSTTKQAGFLVLILVGYIIILGCVLGGYSLAGGHLAILVQPTEFLIIFGAGVGAFVAANSGNSIKATLAALPMLRKSTRYSKAMFKDVLALMFLLLAKARQEGMMSIEKDIESPKDSEVFRHYPDILNDHLIMEFIVDYLRMMVTGNMDAFEMQSLMDLEIETFLKEAEEPAHSLAAMGDGMPAFGIVAAVMGVVHALSAEGLTPEQVGPLVASAMVGTFLGILISYGFLTPLSSRAQQQAHEAAKILECIKVTLLANLNGYAPQIAIEFGRKVLFETERPGFEEMEEHVREAKSKRS; this is encoded by the coding sequence GTGAGCCGTTACAAATACCAGTCATCAACAACCAAGCAGGCAGGGTTCCTCGTGCTCATACTGGTCGGTTATATCATCATTCTAGGGTGTGTTTTAGGCGGGTACTCGCTCGCTGGCGGTCATCTGGCGATCCTTGTTCAACCCACAGAGTTTCTCATCATCTTTGGGGCAGGGGTGGGGGCGTTCGTGGCTGCCAACAGTGGTAACTCCATCAAGGCGACGCTGGCGGCATTGCCGATGCTGCGCAAGAGTACGCGCTACAGCAAGGCGATGTTCAAGGATGTGCTGGCACTGATGTTTTTGCTGCTGGCCAAGGCGCGTCAGGAAGGCATGATGTCGATCGAAAAGGACATCGAGTCTCCCAAGGATAGCGAAGTGTTTCGTCACTATCCCGATATCCTCAACGATCACCTCATCATGGAATTCATCGTCGATTACCTGCGCATGATGGTAACCGGCAACATGGATGCCTTCGAGATGCAGTCGCTGATGGATCTTGAGATCGAAACGTTTCTCAAGGAGGCGGAAGAACCCGCGCATAGTCTGGCGGCGATGGGGGATGGCATGCCGGCATTCGGTATTGTCGCGGCTGTCATGGGTGTGGTTCACGCACTCAGTGCCGAAGGTCTGACCCCCGAGCAGGTAGGGCCGCTAGTGGCAAGCGCCATGGTGGGGACCTTCCTCGGGATCCTGATCTCGTATGGCTTCCTGACGCCTCTATCTTCGCGTGCTCAGCAGCAAGCGCATGAAGCTGCCAAGATCCTTGAATGCATCAAGGTGACGTTGCTGGCCAACCTCAATGGTTATGCGCCGCAGATCGCTATCGAGTTCGGCCGTAAGGTGCTCTTCGAAACGGAACGTCCTGGTTTTGAAGAGATGGAAGAACACGTTCGTGAAGCGAAGAGTAAACGGTCATGA
- the flhD gene encoding flagellar transcriptional regulator FlhD, producing MTHGITDDELLGEIRSLNLSYLLLVQRLLQADESMAMLRLKIDADMAEALGKAPVSRLAKLANSNQLLCQLSLHNAQTFSQLTDDTLHEDVQRAHAAILLAAQKTSAITPSVVQGRSKQHG from the coding sequence ATGACACACGGCATTACCGACGATGAACTGCTCGGAGAAATCCGCAGCCTCAACCTTTCCTACCTGCTCCTCGTGCAGCGCCTGCTGCAAGCGGATGAATCCATGGCGATGTTAAGGCTGAAGATCGATGCCGACATGGCAGAAGCACTGGGCAAGGCACCGGTATCTCGCCTTGCGAAGCTCGCAAACTCAAACCAGCTGCTGTGCCAACTGTCACTGCATAATGCACAGACCTTCTCACAACTGACGGACGACACGCTTCACGAAGACGTACAGCGTGCGCATGCCGCCATCCTGCTGGCAGCACAGAAGACATCTGCCATCACTCCATCTGTTGTTCAGGGACGCAGCAAACAGCATGGCTAA
- the flhC gene encoding flagellar transcriptional regulator FlhC — MAKEKSLLDEMRQIQLAIELIELGARLQVLETETNISRGRLIRLYKEIHGASPPKGMLPFSTDWFVTWLPNIHSSLFYNFYRAIREQSGLERMPAIVKSYKMYLEQISLLEDSTPVLGLTRAWTLVRFFENDMMQMSTCTRCNGHFVAHAHSLDHNYVCGICNPPSRAGKTRRAAERARRKAAGDTMHKAVASESVSRLN; from the coding sequence ATGGCTAAGGAAAAGAGCTTGCTGGATGAAATGCGCCAGATCCAGCTAGCGATCGAACTGATCGAACTAGGTGCGCGCTTACAGGTGTTGGAAACAGAAACCAACATCAGTCGTGGTCGACTCATCCGACTGTACAAAGAGATTCATGGAGCGTCGCCGCCCAAAGGGATGCTGCCGTTCTCGACCGACTGGTTTGTGACCTGGCTACCCAACATCCATTCGTCACTGTTCTACAATTTTTATCGCGCCATCCGAGAACAGTCAGGACTGGAACGCATGCCGGCTATCGTGAAGAGCTACAAAATGTATCTCGAACAGATATCCCTGCTTGAAGATTCCACTCCCGTGTTGGGACTGACGCGTGCATGGACACTCGTGCGCTTCTTCGAAAACGACATGATGCAAATGTCAACATGTACGCGTTGCAATGGCCATTTCGTGGCACATGCACACAGCCTAGACCACAACTATGTCTGCGGCATCTGCAACCCGCCCTCGCGCGCCGGCAAAACACGCCGTGCCGCAGAGCGCGCCCGCCGCAAAGCCGCGGGTGACACGATGCACAAGGCTGTCGCGAGCGAAAGCGTTTCCCGGCTCAACTAA
- a CDS encoding cyclase family protein, whose product MATTNSNAASLAQAVQFLKSCKWVDLTHEVTSSSPIFAAFNPPQRKTLFTVEKDGFLAYEISLCTPTGTHVDAPAHFINNAPLLNEINIKDLLLPMHVIHKEAQVINNHDYKLSVDDIIEYETQHGRIQEGSFVAFSSGWSQRWDTPEAFYNIDENGHAHTPGWSMEALEFLVKERKIAAIGHETLDTDAAQDAQEKGFLFAEHYVLQQHLWQAEVLNHLDQVPAVGAFIHVNFPNFEALPSFPARIVAYLP is encoded by the coding sequence ATGGCCACCACTAATTCCAACGCAGCCTCGCTGGCGCAGGCCGTCCAGTTTCTTAAATCCTGCAAGTGGGTCGATCTAACTCACGAAGTGACAAGCTCGTCACCCATATTCGCTGCCTTCAATCCGCCACAAAGAAAGACACTATTTACCGTAGAAAAAGATGGGTTTTTGGCTTACGAAATTTCTCTCTGCACACCGACGGGCACTCACGTCGATGCACCCGCACATTTTATAAATAACGCGCCACTACTCAATGAAATTAATATAAAAGACCTGTTGCTGCCGATGCATGTTATTCATAAGGAAGCACAGGTCATAAACAACCACGATTATAAATTATCGGTAGACGATATCATTGAGTATGAAACACAGCATGGTCGAATTCAGGAAGGGTCTTTCGTTGCCTTTTCAAGCGGCTGGTCTCAACGCTGGGACACGCCCGAAGCGTTCTATAACATCGACGAAAACGGGCATGCACACACGCCCGGCTGGTCGATGGAAGCCCTCGAATTTCTGGTAAAAGAGCGAAAAATAGCCGCTATTGGCCACGAAACACTGGATACAGATGCAGCACAGGATGCTCAAGAGAAAGGCTTTCTGTTTGCGGAACACTATGTCTTGCAGCAACATTTATGGCAGGCAGAAGTGCTCAATCACTTGGATCAAGTGCCGGCAGTGGGTGCCTTTATCCATGTCAATTTCCCCAACTTTGAAGCACTGCCCAGCTTCCCTGCTCGCATTGTAGCGTATCTTCCTTAG
- a CDS encoding EscU/YscU/HrcU family type III secretion system export apparatus switch protein: MPETHEQLLARRRRELAKRYGQPQATNSGVLSDQQENDIAQIVEKARQHGVGSVHHSPELMALLSTIAPDQQIPPALCNAVASLMVWLQKLEEQNAEGMPSAK, from the coding sequence ATGCCTGAAACTCATGAGCAGCTACTGGCGCGTCGTCGTCGTGAACTGGCCAAACGCTATGGTCAGCCACAGGCGACAAACTCGGGAGTGTTGAGTGATCAGCAGGAAAACGATATCGCCCAAATCGTTGAGAAGGCGCGTCAGCACGGCGTTGGCAGTGTGCATCACTCTCCTGAATTGATGGCGCTGCTGTCCACGATTGCTCCCGACCAGCAGATTCCTCCGGCGCTCTGCAACGCTGTGGCCTCATTGATGGTATGGCTGCAGAAACTGGAAGAACAGAACGCGGAAGGCATGCCTTCTGCGAAATAG